Proteins encoded in a region of the Kryptolebias marmoratus isolate JLee-2015 linkage group LG14, ASM164957v2, whole genome shotgun sequence genome:
- the hexb gene encoding beta-hexosaminidase subunit beta isoform X2: MTGLQEFALTLLALGFCQGFQPIYRHEEPELTAQPSKFGSLWPLPQKVQINDVSFKLSVSNFQITDAEESSAGASCSILQNAYRRYHEYVFVGSKKQKLDKCKRSDPSELTELQVWITSADSECDGYPSVNSDESYVLSVDQPVAILKAPKVWGALRGLETFSQLVYEDEYGAKSINLTFISDFPRFSHRGVLLDSSRHFLPIKVILANLETMAMNKFNVFHWHIVDDQSFPYMSRTFPQLSQKGAYHPYSHVYTPADVKMVIEFARMRGIRVVPEFDTPGHTQSWGKGQADLLTPCYSGSQLSGTFGPVNPILNATYDFMTMFFKEISSVFPDDYVHLGGDEVDFTCWKSNPDIQKFMAQQGFGQDYTKLESYYIQGLLDIVTSTNKGYVVWQEVFDNGVKLKPDTVVHVWIGGGSDKEMSNVTAAGYTTILSAPWYLDYISTGQDWQKYYKVEPLNFNGTEEQKKLVIGGEACLWGEYVDATNLTPRLWPRASAVAERLWSAKDVTDISDAFNRLSVHRCRMVERGIPAEPLFSSFCPKEYKGL, translated from the exons ATGACCGGTCTACAGGAGTTTGCTCTGACTCTGCTGGCTCTTGGGTTCTGCCAGGGGTTTCAACCAATCTACCGCCATGAAGAGCCTGAGCTCACCGCTCAGCCTTCAAAATTCGGCTCCTTGTGGCCCCTGCCGCAGAAAGTGCAAATCAACGACGTTTCCTTCAAGTTAAGCGTCTCTAATTTCCAGATCACCGATGCCGAAGAGTCCTCGGCCGGGGCGAGCTGCAGCATCCTGCAGAACGCCTACAGGAG ATACCACGAGTACGTGTTTGTTGGTTCTAAAAAGCAGAAGCTGGATAAATGCAAGAGGTCAGACCCGTCGGagctgactgagctgcaggtgtGGATCACATCAGCTGACTCTGAATGTGACGGATACCCGAGTGTGAATTCTGACGAGTCAT atgtGCTGTCTGTGGATCAGCCAGTAGCCATCCTGAAAGCACCAAAGGTCTGGGGAGCCCTGCGTG GTCTGGAAACTTTCAGCCAGTTGGTGTATGAGGATGAATATGGAGCT AAAAGCATCAACTTAACATTTATCAGCGACTTCCCGCGATTTTCACACCGAGGCGTCTTGCTGGACTCTTCACGGCATTTCCTTCCCATTAAAGTCATCTTGGCCAATTTG GAAACGATGGCCATGAACAAATTTAATGTGTTCCACTGGCACATCGTAGATGATCAGTCTTTCCCGTACATGAGCCGAACGTTCCCTCAGCTGAGCCAAAAG GGGGCGTACCACCCTTACAGTCATGTGTACACGCCTGCTGATGTGAAGATGGTGATTGAATTTGCTCGTATGAGAGGCATTCGGGTCGTCCCGGAGTTTGACACTCCCGGACACACACAATCCTGGGGTAAAG GACAGGCTGATCTGCTCACCCCTTGTTACTCCGGCTCCCAGCTCTCCGGAACTTTCGGACCGGTGAACCCCATCCTGAACGCCACCTACGACTTCATGACGATGTTCTTCAAAGAGATCAGCAGCGTGTTCCCTGATGACTACGTTCACCTGGGAGGTGATGAGGTGGACTTCACGTGCTG GAAGTCCAACCCGGACATTCAGAAGTTCATGGCTCAGCAGGGCTTTGGACAGGACTACACAAAACTGGAGTCCTACTACATCCAGGG cctCCTGGATATTGTCACCTCTACCAATAAGGGCTACGTAGTCTGGCAGGAGGTCTTTGATAATGGAGTAAAG CTCAAGCCCGACACTGTAGTTCATGTGTGGATCGGCGGCGGGAGTGATAAGGAGATGAGCAATGTGACGGCAGCGGGATACACCACCATCCTCTCTGCCCCATGGTACTTAGATTATATTAGCACCGGACAGGACTGGCAGAAGTACTACAAGGTTGAGCCGCTCAACTTTAATG gaactgaAGAACAGAAGAAGCTTGTGATTGGTGGAGAAGCCTGTTTGTGGGGAGAATATGTGGACGCTACAAATCTCACGCCTAGACTCTG GCCTCGTGCCAGTGCTGTGGCAGAGCGGCTGTGGAGTGCCAAAGATGTGACCGACATTAGTGATGCCTTCAACAGACTCTCAGTGCACCGCTGCCGTATGGTGGA GCGCGGGATCCCAGCTGAGCCGCTGTTTTCCAGCTTTTGTCCGAAAGAATACAAAGGTCTCTGA
- the hexb gene encoding beta-hexosaminidase subunit beta isoform X1: MTGLQEFALTLLALGFCQGFQPIYRHEEPELTAQPSKFGSLWPLPQKVQINDVSFKLSVSNFQITDAEESSAGASCSILQNAYRRYHEYVFVGSKKQKLDKCKRSDPSELTELQVWITSADSECDGYPSVNSDESYVLSVDQPVAILKAPKVWGALRGLETFSQLVYEDEYGAKSINLTFISDFPRFSHRGVLLDSSRHFLPIKVILANLETMAMNKFNVFHWHIVDDQSFPYMSRTFPQLSQKGAYHPYSHVYTPADVKMVIEFARMRGIRVVPEFDTPGHTQSWGKGQADLLTPCYSGSQLSGTFGPVNPILNATYDFMTMFFKEISSVFPDDYVHLGGDEVDFTCWKSNPDIQKFMAQQGFGQDYTKLESYYIQGLLDIVTSTNKGYVVWQEVFDNGVKLKPDTLIHVWKGNKQKYQMEMENVTSAGYQTLLSSPWYLNRISYGQDWQGVYKVDPQDFNGTEEQKKLVIGGEACLWGEYVDATNLTPRLWPRASAVAERLWSAKDVTDISDAFNRLSVHRCRMVERGIPAEPLFSSFCPKEYKGL, from the exons ATGACCGGTCTACAGGAGTTTGCTCTGACTCTGCTGGCTCTTGGGTTCTGCCAGGGGTTTCAACCAATCTACCGCCATGAAGAGCCTGAGCTCACCGCTCAGCCTTCAAAATTCGGCTCCTTGTGGCCCCTGCCGCAGAAAGTGCAAATCAACGACGTTTCCTTCAAGTTAAGCGTCTCTAATTTCCAGATCACCGATGCCGAAGAGTCCTCGGCCGGGGCGAGCTGCAGCATCCTGCAGAACGCCTACAGGAG ATACCACGAGTACGTGTTTGTTGGTTCTAAAAAGCAGAAGCTGGATAAATGCAAGAGGTCAGACCCGTCGGagctgactgagctgcaggtgtGGATCACATCAGCTGACTCTGAATGTGACGGATACCCGAGTGTGAATTCTGACGAGTCAT atgtGCTGTCTGTGGATCAGCCAGTAGCCATCCTGAAAGCACCAAAGGTCTGGGGAGCCCTGCGTG GTCTGGAAACTTTCAGCCAGTTGGTGTATGAGGATGAATATGGAGCT AAAAGCATCAACTTAACATTTATCAGCGACTTCCCGCGATTTTCACACCGAGGCGTCTTGCTGGACTCTTCACGGCATTTCCTTCCCATTAAAGTCATCTTGGCCAATTTG GAAACGATGGCCATGAACAAATTTAATGTGTTCCACTGGCACATCGTAGATGATCAGTCTTTCCCGTACATGAGCCGAACGTTCCCTCAGCTGAGCCAAAAG GGGGCGTACCACCCTTACAGTCATGTGTACACGCCTGCTGATGTGAAGATGGTGATTGAATTTGCTCGTATGAGAGGCATTCGGGTCGTCCCGGAGTTTGACACTCCCGGACACACACAATCCTGGGGTAAAG GACAGGCTGATCTGCTCACCCCTTGTTACTCCGGCTCCCAGCTCTCCGGAACTTTCGGACCGGTGAACCCCATCCTGAACGCCACCTACGACTTCATGACGATGTTCTTCAAAGAGATCAGCAGCGTGTTCCCTGATGACTACGTTCACCTGGGAGGTGATGAGGTGGACTTCACGTGCTG GAAGTCCAACCCGGACATTCAGAAGTTCATGGCTCAGCAGGGCTTTGGACAGGACTACACAAAACTGGAGTCCTACTACATCCAGGG cctCCTGGATATTGTCACCTCTACCAATAAGGGCTACGTAGTCTGGCAGGAGGTCTTTGATAATGGAGTAAAG CTGAAACCAGACACACTTATCCACGTTTGGAAAGGAAACAAGCAGAAATACCAGATGGAGATGGAGAATGTTACATCGGCAGGGTACCAAACCCTGCTGTCCTCTCCCTGGTACCTGAACCGTATCTCCTACGGCCAGGATTGGCAGGGCGTTTACAAGGTCGACCCACAAGACTTTAATG gaactgaAGAACAGAAGAAGCTTGTGATTGGTGGAGAAGCCTGTTTGTGGGGAGAATATGTGGACGCTACAAATCTCACGCCTAGACTCTG GCCTCGTGCCAGTGCTGTGGCAGAGCGGCTGTGGAGTGCCAAAGATGTGACCGACATTAGTGATGCCTTCAACAGACTCTCAGTGCACCGCTGCCGTATGGTGGA GCGCGGGATCCCAGCTGAGCCGCTGTTTTCCAGCTTTTGTCCGAAAGAATACAAAGGTCTCTGA